A stretch of DNA from Sporocytophaga myxococcoides:
TGGCACAATACAATGCAGATGGGGATGCAAAGAGAGTGTTTGTCCCCATGTATGAAGAATACAGATCATTCCGGTCTTTGCGCCCAGATGTTTATGGTCGAGAGCAAATGTCTGAATCGTATCCCATGCAGCTTCAAAGAGCGTATTATAAAGAAGAGCAGGCTTATGCATGGCAATGTTATTCAGCTCTTGAGGGAGCGTAAATGCCACATGAAAGTATGGCACAGGCAAGAGTTCCTGCTGTCTGCTTTGTATCCATTCTTCTCTTTTCCTACCCTGGCACTTGGGACAATGTCTGTTTCTGCAGCTATTGTAACTTATGCGCACGTTTCCACAGGAAGAACAAGCATCCATGTGTCCACCCATCTCAGCAGTCCGGCATCTTTTAACAGCGCCGAGCGTGCGCAGTTGCCAAGAGTTGATCTGGGAATGCTCCACTTGTTGCCAATGCGCTTTAAGTACATGGGCTACTTCGAAAGAAGGCTTCATCTAAGTTAAGACTTAGGATAAAGTGTATCAAGTGGACTAAAAGGTTTTACCCGTCCCGACTGAGCGACGTGAAGATAGATGAGCGTGGAGTCAATGCATTCATGGCCAAGGAGATCTTTGATGGTCATAATATCTAGGCCATCTTCCAGTAGGTGCGTGGCATATGTATGTCTGAGTGTATGTACAGTTACAGGTTTAATAATCCCTGCATCTTTACATGCCTGAGCAACGGCCCATTGTACACCTTTCTGAGAATACCTGCTGTCGAAATCGCCGCCGGCTCTTCCGTTGGGCTGTCCGTTAAAAAGCCATTGATGAGGATTTTCTGCGAGTATGTATTTTTGAAGGCCTCTAATGAGAATGTCACTCAAAGGAACATACCTGTCTTTTTTGTTTTTTCCTTGTTTAACATGAAGTACTTTTCGCTGAAAGTCGAGATCTTCGATCCTGATATTGCGAACTTCAAAGCATCGAAGACCGCACCCGTACAATAAG
This window harbors:
- a CDS encoding IS91 family transposase; the encoded protein is MKPSFEVAHVLKAHWQQVEHSQINSWQLRTLGAVKRCRTAEMGGHMDACSSCGNVRISYNSCRNRHCPKCQGRKREEWIQSRQQELLPVPYFHVAFTLPQELNNIAMHKPALLYNTLFEAAWDTIQTFALDHKHLGAKTGMICILHTWGQTLSLHPHLHCIVP
- a CDS encoding tyrosine-type recombinase/integrase — its product is MRQKVSLSGKSNSTLRNYSLHLAKMALHFQCLPTLLDSDQIDDYLYLLQQQHNTPSNSYFKHTVYGLRFAFRMEGLKDKHIELPSIKKDKKLPVILNRDEVKRLLIAPKLLKHRILIGLLYGCGLRCFEVRNIRIEDLDFQRKVLHVKQGKNKKDRYVPLSDILIRGLQKYILAENPHQWLFNGQPNGRAGGDFDSRYSQKGVQWAVAQACKDAGIIKPVTVHTLRHTYATHLLEDGLDIMTIKDLLGHECIDSTLIYLHVAQSGRVKPFSPLDTLYPKS